From a region of the Rathayibacter sp. VKM Ac-2804 genome:
- a CDS encoding LacI family DNA-binding transcriptional regulator, which yields MDASKAVPQPDDRGRRVSMADVARAAGVSQKTVSRVVNGEAHVSPEIGDRVTAAIRALGFRPNAAARALVTQRSRRIGMVTMGTSLYGPSAILDGVEQASRAAGYSLSVVRTVENSGAELQEAVDALVDQGVDGIILSEPVDFGHPRLRIPADVTVLSFDHPSEAHRPEELVVGTDEAGAARSATEHLLALGHETVWHIAGASTWSATRRRIDGWRAALADADAAEPPVLSGDWTPRSGAEAMASILHRRDVTAVFAANDQMAVGAIHAAEAAGLRIPEDLSVVGFDDDPLSEFLHRPLTTVKQDFAEVTRIAMHRMIRTLDGHAPTDRHRSVPAQLIVRASSGPANPERAALAPASPVPVR from the coding sequence GTGGACGCATCGAAGGCCGTGCCGCAGCCGGACGACCGCGGTCGTCGGGTCTCCATGGCCGATGTCGCCCGCGCCGCCGGCGTGAGCCAGAAGACCGTCTCGCGGGTGGTCAACGGCGAGGCGCACGTCTCCCCCGAGATCGGCGACCGCGTCACCGCCGCGATCCGCGCGCTCGGCTTCCGGCCGAATGCCGCCGCCCGGGCCTTGGTCACCCAGCGCAGCCGCCGGATCGGCATGGTCACGATGGGCACGTCGCTCTACGGCCCGTCCGCGATCCTCGACGGCGTCGAGCAGGCCTCCCGCGCCGCCGGCTACTCGCTCAGCGTGGTCCGCACGGTGGAGAACAGCGGCGCGGAGCTGCAGGAGGCGGTCGACGCGCTCGTCGACCAGGGCGTCGACGGCATCATCCTCTCGGAGCCCGTCGACTTCGGGCACCCGCGCTTGCGCATCCCGGCCGACGTCACGGTGCTCAGCTTCGACCACCCGAGCGAGGCGCACCGCCCCGAGGAGCTCGTCGTGGGCACCGACGAGGCCGGCGCCGCCCGCAGCGCCACCGAGCATCTGCTCGCCCTCGGCCACGAGACGGTCTGGCACATCGCCGGCGCCAGCACCTGGTCGGCCACCCGCCGCCGCATCGACGGCTGGCGCGCCGCCCTCGCCGACGCCGACGCCGCCGAGCCGCCGGTGCTGAGCGGCGACTGGACCCCCCGGTCCGGCGCCGAGGCGATGGCGTCGATCCTGCACCGCCGGGACGTCACCGCCGTCTTCGCCGCCAACGACCAGATGGCCGTCGGGGCGATCCACGCCGCTGAGGCCGCCGGCCTGCGCATCCCCGAGGACCTCAGCGTCGTCGGCTTCGACGACGATCCGCTCTCGGAGTTCCTGCACCGGCCGCTCACCACGGTCAAGCAGGACTTCGCCGAGGTCACGCGCATCGCGATGCACCGGATGATCCGCACCCTCGACGGCCATGCGCCCACCGACCGGCACCGCTCCGTCCCCGCCCAGCTCATCGTTCGAGCCTCCAGCGGGCCCGCGAACCCCGAGCGCGCGGCGCTGGCGCCCGCGTCGCCCGTCCCCGTCCGGTAG
- a CDS encoding PQQ-dependent sugar dehydrogenase, which yields MRFTGRRFAVPRSLAVAVLAAALIVSGAPAHAAPAPAQAAAAAAPVVGPITGVASKRCLDVPNGSTANRTIVVLYDCNSGANQKWTIATTGEITVYGGAKCLEVRNRSTTAGADVQISDCVGGDGQRWRIESDGTIRAVASGLCLSVKDRKTANRSSVQIAACAGGDWQKWRTTAVVADSTAPSAPGSPRVTNLACRTATFSWNASTDAVGVAGYDVYHDGQFMKSVAGNVLSTGLDVVPGAQWGLYVNARDAAGNVSQASATVAVTIPQCSTDTQAPTSPTGLTARAVGTAVTLTWTASTDDVGVRSYTVFRGSTQVGTVAGSGTTAPVTTFTESGLAANTAYSYTVAAVDAQGNTSARSAAAAVTTGGACSTAFCTVTQTATDTDIPWGLTTVPDGTVLYSRRDAQDIVRLNPTTGVKTSLGTVPNVQSTDGEGGLLGIAVSPTFATDQWLYVMHTSPTDNRVIRLKLVGDRLDTSTVQVLASGILRNKYHNGGRLRFGPDGKLYVSTGDGQNTATAQNLNSLSGKILRINADGSIPADNPFGNAVWSYGHRNPQGLAFDSQGRLWEQEFGNGIMDETNLIVRGGNYGWPACEGTSGSCGTAGFLAPKQTYPTSAGSCSGLTVVRDVVYIACLRGTRLYRAPITGDALATPTSAFVGTYGRLRTVEPDGQGGLWMTTSNTGDKDSIPNNSGEKILRVTLGG from the coding sequence ATGCGTTTCACTGGTCGCCGTTTCGCCGTCCCCCGCAGTCTCGCCGTCGCCGTGCTGGCCGCCGCGCTCATCGTCTCCGGGGCTCCCGCCCACGCGGCGCCCGCTCCGGCGCAGGCGGCGGCAGCAGCGGCACCGGTCGTCGGCCCGATCACCGGGGTCGCGTCGAAGCGCTGCCTGGACGTGCCGAACGGGTCGACCGCGAACCGGACGATCGTGGTCCTCTACGACTGCAACAGCGGCGCCAACCAGAAGTGGACGATCGCCACGACCGGCGAGATCACCGTCTACGGCGGCGCGAAGTGCCTGGAGGTGCGCAACCGCTCGACGACGGCCGGCGCCGACGTGCAGATCTCGGACTGCGTCGGCGGGGACGGGCAGCGCTGGCGGATCGAGAGCGACGGCACGATCCGCGCCGTCGCCTCGGGCCTCTGCCTGAGCGTCAAGGACCGGAAGACGGCCAACCGCTCGTCCGTGCAGATCGCGGCCTGCGCCGGCGGCGACTGGCAGAAGTGGCGGACCACCGCGGTCGTCGCGGACAGCACCGCCCCCTCCGCGCCGGGGAGCCCTCGGGTGACGAACCTCGCCTGCCGCACGGCGACCTTCTCCTGGAACGCGTCCACGGACGCCGTCGGAGTGGCGGGCTACGACGTCTATCACGACGGCCAGTTCATGAAGTCCGTCGCCGGGAACGTCCTGTCGACCGGCCTCGACGTGGTGCCGGGTGCGCAGTGGGGGCTCTACGTGAACGCCCGCGACGCCGCCGGCAACGTCTCGCAGGCGAGCGCCACCGTCGCCGTCACCATCCCGCAGTGCAGCACCGACACGCAGGCGCCGACGAGCCCGACCGGGCTCACCGCGCGGGCGGTCGGCACCGCCGTCACCCTCACCTGGACCGCGAGCACCGACGACGTCGGGGTGCGCAGCTACACCGTCTTCCGCGGCTCCACGCAGGTCGGGACGGTCGCCGGCAGCGGCACGACGGCGCCCGTCACGACCTTCACCGAGAGCGGCCTCGCGGCCAACACCGCCTACTCCTACACGGTCGCGGCCGTCGACGCCCAGGGCAACACCTCCGCCCGCAGCGCCGCCGCCGCGGTGACCACGGGCGGGGCCTGCAGCACCGCGTTCTGCACCGTCACCCAGACCGCCACCGACACCGACATTCCCTGGGGGCTGACCACCGTCCCCGACGGGACCGTGCTCTACTCGCGCCGCGACGCGCAGGACATCGTCCGACTCAATCCCACGACGGGCGTGAAGACGAGCCTCGGGACCGTGCCGAACGTGCAGAGCACGGACGGCGAGGGCGGTCTGCTGGGCATCGCGGTGTCGCCGACCTTCGCCACCGACCAGTGGCTGTACGTGATGCACACCTCCCCCACCGACAACCGGGTGATCCGACTCAAGCTCGTCGGCGACCGCCTCGACACGAGCACCGTGCAGGTCCTCGCCTCCGGGATCCTGCGGAACAAGTACCACAACGGCGGACGCCTGCGCTTCGGCCCCGACGGCAAGCTCTACGTGAGCACGGGCGACGGCCAGAACACCGCCACCGCGCAGAACCTGAACTCCCTCAGCGGCAAGATCCTGCGGATCAACGCCGACGGCTCGATCCCCGCCGACAACCCGTTCGGCAACGCCGTCTGGAGCTACGGGCACCGCAACCCGCAGGGGCTCGCCTTCGACTCGCAGGGCCGCCTCTGGGAGCAGGAGTTCGGCAACGGCATCATGGACGAGACGAACCTGATCGTCCGCGGCGGCAACTACGGCTGGCCCGCCTGCGAGGGGACCTCCGGCAGCTGCGGCACCGCCGGCTTCCTCGCTCCGAAGCAGACCTACCCGACCTCCGCGGGCTCCTGCTCCGGCCTGACGGTCGTCCGCGACGTCGTCTACATCGCCTGCCTCCGCGGCACCCGCCTCTACCGCGCGCCGATCACCGGCGACGCGCTGGCCACCCCGACCTCCGCCTTCGTCGGCACCTACGGCCGCCTGCGCACCGTCGAGCCCGACGGCCAGGGCGGCCTCTGGATGACGACCTCCAACACCGGCGACAAGGACAGCATCCCGAACAACAGCGGCGAGAAGATCCTCCGCGTGACCCTCGGCGGCTGA